One part of the Pelodiscus sinensis isolate JC-2024 chromosome 16, ASM4963464v1, whole genome shotgun sequence genome encodes these proteins:
- the LOC102457826 gene encoding alpha-N-acetylgalactosaminidase-like, with the protein MLLPPLSILFGLAAYCSSLDNGLLRTPPMGWLSWEHFRCNTDCKTDPENCISEHLIKSMTDKMAEDGWKELGYEYVNLDDCWSAKERDSQGRLQPDPDRFPSGIKALADYVHSKGLKFGIYSDLGNYTCSGYPGTTLDTIDTDAKTFAEWEVDMLKLDGCYSNSSVKAIGYPKMSIALNKTGRPIAYSCSWPAYEGGLPPKVNYTILGEICNLWRNFIDIQDSWESVLNIIEWYGNNQDKLQPAAGPGRWNDPDMLIIGNFGLSYEQSKVQMALWAIMAAPLFISSDLRTISEDTKYILQNQLLIYINQDSLGIQGQRIMQSHHFEVWKRILVNGQFAVAVMNNGTEGIPRLFETNLALMGILDCKEGYKIYDVLEQVFLGDFALNTTLNIKVTPTGVVLLFLRPLCSFTDFTKPVLRA; encoded by the exons ATGTTGCTGCCTCCTCTGAGCATCCTGTTTGGATTGGCTGCCTACTGTTCATCTTTAGATAATGGTTTACTGAGGACGCCACCAATGGGCTGGCTGTCTTGGGAACATTTTAGATGCAATACTGATTGCAAAACTGATCCTGAAAACTGCATCAG CGAGCACTTGATCAAAAGTATGACAGACAAGATGGCAGAAGATGGATGGAAGGAGCTGGGTTATGAATATGTGAACCTTGATGATTGCTGGTCTGCAAAGGAAAGGGATTCACAGGGTAGGCTTCAGCCAGACCCAGACAGGTTTCCAAGTGGTATTAAAGCCCTTGCTGATTAT GTTCATTCCAAAGGGCTGAAATTTGGAATTTATAGTGACCTGGGTAATTACACCTGCAGTGGCTACCCTGGCACCACACTGGACACCATTGATACAGATGCCAAAACATTTGCAGAATGGGAAGTTGATATGCTGAAGCTCGATGGCTGCTATTCCAACTCATCTGTTAAAGCGATAG GCTACCCAAAGATGAGCATTGCTCTGAATAAAACAGGAAGACCTATTGCTTATTCATGTAGCTGGCCAGCCTATGAAGGAGGGCTTCCCCCAAAG GTAAATTATACCATACTTGGTGAAATTTGTAACCTCTGGAGAAATTTTATTGACATCCAGGATTCCTGGGAGAGTGTTCTAAATATTATTGAGTGGTATGGAAATAACCAGGATAAACTGcaacctgcagctggcccaggaaGATGGAACGATCCAGATATG CTGATTATTGGTAACTTTGGCCTGAGTTATGAGCAGTCAAAAGTGCAGATGGCATTGTGGGCAATCATGGCAGCCCCTCTCTTTATATCCAGTGATTTAAGGACAATCTCTGAGGATACCAAGTACATCTTGCAAAACCAGCTGCTAATTTATATAAATCAAGATTCTCTGGGAATTCAGGGACAGCGTATTATGCAG AGCCATCATTTTGAAGTATGGAAGAGAATCCTGGTCAATGGACAGTTTGCAGTAGCAGTTATGAACAATGGCACTGAAGGAATACCGAGACTTTTTGAAACCAATTTAGCACTGATGGGTATCCTGGATTGCAAGGAAGGATACAAGATCTACGATGTTTTGGAGCAAGTGTTCTTAGGAGATTTTGCACTGAATACAACTCTTAACATAAAAGTTACTCCAACTGGGGTAGTCTTGCTGTTTCTCAGGCCTCTGTGTTCTTTCACCGACTTTACAAAACCAGTCTTGAGAGCCTAA